Part of the Antechinus flavipes isolate AdamAnt ecotype Samford, QLD, Australia chromosome 2, AdamAnt_v2, whole genome shotgun sequence genome is shown below.
TCACTACTGTCACTGCCCAGTTTGTGCCAACAGAACTACTTTGTGATGGTCGGACATAAAGGAAGATGGCACTTCCATAGAAGAGCGTAACCACCATCAAGTGGGAGGTACAGGTAGAGAAGGCCTTCTGTCGGCCTGAAGCTGAGGGTATTCGAAGGACAGCCAAAACAATGTGACCATAGGAAGTGGCAGTGAGCAGAAGAGACACCATGATGACCACTGAAGCCAGAGCAAAATCAACCTCTTCCAATTGCTTGGTGTTGGTGCATGCTAGACGAAGCAGCGGACCACTATCACAAAAGAAGTGTTGGATCACTACATCCTGGCCACAAAAAGGAAGCAAGGCTACAACCACGGTAGGACCAATCACAGGGAGAAGGCCCCCTGCCCAGCAAACCAGAGCCAATCGTAAGCATATGGCCCCACGCATCAGTATAGGATATCTCAAGGGGTGACAGACAGCCAGGTAACGATCCACAGACATGATAGCCAGAAGCAGGAACTCAGAAGCACCAAGGcagaagtagaaatagaattgAATAATGCAGGCAGTGAAAGAGATGGTATGCCGACCTGAAAAGAAGTTAGACAGCATCTTGGGAATAATCACCGAAGTGATCAGGATCTCCAGGAATGAGAGGTTCCCCAGGAAAAAGTACATAGGAGTCTGCAGGCGGGGATCAACTCCTACCACACTTATAATGACTATATTGCCCATTAGTGTCAGCAGGTACACTAGCAGGAATATCGAACAGAGCTCAGTTTGCAGACTGTGAAGAGTGGGGAAGCCTGCCAGGATGAACTCAGTCACACCACTGCTCTGATTCCTGCCCATAGCCACTAGTTTTCTCACCTGTTGAACAAGGGAAGGATAGTCATGATGAAAGAATGCACATCTAGGTACTTATCTGCCCCtatccttctcattttcttttctcattgagacattataccaaaacCAGATGGAGCTAAGGTCATCTTCCAACAGGTTGGATACCTTTAAAGAATAGCTGAAGTCTAGGCGTAGAAACCTAAACCTTCAAAATAAAAAGCCTGCTTCCTTCACTACTACCTTTCTCAAACTAAGTTATGTCTTTTTTTCATTGGCAAACttaatgaaaaaatttacatAGATAACACAAACAAGACTGGGAACAGGAGAATTTAAAACTGGTTTGCCTCAGAAAACCAGGCACTATTTGATGCCATTCAACCCAAATCAAACCTGGGTAATCCCATTTGTCCATGCAGAAGTGACTTAATTTTTCTATCACTTAGTCTGTACTCATTTTCTATTAGAGACAAAATCAAAAACtgagggttttttccccccttgttCAGAGTAAATGTACTCATTGAATCTCAGAATTGTAAAAGACTTCACAGACTACCTagtttaacctatatttgattgAGAATCCCATCTACATATAATATCCTCAAGAAATGTCTATTCAATATTTCCTTGAGATTTCCATAAAAGGGAATTCCTACTTCCTAAGGTAATAAAAGCTACTTTTAAACTCTTCTTTTAGAAGCAattaggtatgtgtgtatatgtatatgcacatatatacatgcgtGCTCGCATACATGCATGTaatatatccacacacacatacatatatatttttatatatacacatataatatgtatgtgtgtttgtataccacactggacctggaatcaggaagacctggattcaaatctagcttcaggcaCTTAATAGTTTGTGTGACACATTTCAGTATTTTcagatgtaaaaaagaaaaggataatacCCTCTCAGCATTGTTGAGAGAGTCCAATGAGGTTATATTTACTTAACacaatacatttaataaatgtctacttccttcctttctttcttttggatacctgtaattgttaggaaggtttttcatttttagacttaataattatttctacATATACCTATTTTGCACTGAATGGGTATAGCCGCAGTCAAACTGTGATTTGTGATTACCTTAGCTTTTAAGCTtacttagctttaaaaggccaaggtttcccatagcttccagggccatttccaaacatcctgatctatatttggtcACTGGACCCaagtggctctggaggggaaagtgaggcagatgtcTTTGCATagctctccctcatttaaatccaattcacttgtttTTTGAGGCATCA
Proteins encoded:
- the LOC127546589 gene encoding olfactory receptor 6S1, whose protein sequence is MPSNSNVGSVAERSKALDLGSSLFGGVGSNPTAAINVRKLVAMGRNQSSGVTEFILAGFPTLHSLQTELCSIFLLVYLLTLMGNIVIISVVGVDPRLQTPMYFFLGNLSFLEILITSVIIPKMLSNFFSGRHTISFTACIIQFYFYFCLGASEFLLLAIMSVDRYLAVCHPLRYPILMRGAICLRLALVCWAGGLLPVIGPTVVVALLPFCGQDVVIQHFFCDSGPLLRLACTNTKQLEEVDFALASVVIMVSLLLTATSYGHIVLAVLRIPSASGRQKAFSTCTSHLMVVTLFYGSAIFLYVRPSQSSSVGTNWAVTVVTTFVTPLMNPVIYTLRNERVKIALKDMLKKVLVCSGHL